Proteins encoded by one window of Heterodontus francisci isolate sHetFra1 chromosome 12, sHetFra1.hap1, whole genome shotgun sequence:
- the LOC137375623 gene encoding neuropeptide Y receptor type 6-like: MMKTGKMEESKYNHSINISEVIANGTRPQFADVDSCQASSPVMFLLILAYSVVTIIALFGNLCLIFIIKRQKENHNVTNILIANLSVSDVLICVMCIPFTVVYTLMDYWIFGDVMCKANSFIQCVSVTVSIFSLVLIAIERHQLIVNPRGWKPGVSHACWGIVLIWFLSLIISFPFIIFHQLTDEPFRNVSSHSEFYKNKFVCIEIWPSEVDRLVFTTCLLILQYFAPLCFIFVCYLKIFICLKKRNGMADKMRENESRLNESKRINMMLVSIVVAFTVCWLPLNIFNVVFDWNHEALMNCHYNLVFTLCHLTAMISTCINPIFYGFLNKNFQKDLNMLIHCKYQSTQEEYDNIGLSAIHTDVSKCSLKLNNSSPTV; the protein is encoded by the coding sequence ATGATGAAAACAGGTAAAATGGAAGAATCAAAGTACAATCACAGCATAAATATTTCTGAAGTTATCGCTAATGGTACTCGGCCTCAGTTTGCAGATGTTGATTCATGCCAAGCTTCTTCGCCTGTAATGTTCCTGTTGATTCTAGCATACAGTGTAGTTACTATAATAGCACTTTTTGGTAATCTCTGCCTCATATTCATCATAAAAAGGCAGAAAGAAAACCATAATGTCACCAATATCCTGATTGCAAATCTTTCTGTATCTGATGTTCTTATTTGTGTCATGTGTATTCCGTTCACTGTTGTGTACACATTGATGGATTACTGGATATTTGGAGATGTCATGTGCAAAGCAAACTCATTTATCCagtgtgtatctgttactgtgtcTATATTTTCCTTAGTTCTGATTGCTATTGAAAGACATCAGTTAATTGTAAACCCGCGTGGCTGGAAGCCTGGTGTTTCCCATGCATGTTGGGGGATTGTATTGATCTGGTTCCTATCCTTAATAATCTCCTTTCCATTCATCATATTTCATCAGCTTACAGATGAACCTTTCAGAAATGTCTCTTCACACTCAGAATTCTACAAAAACAAATTTGTATGCATTGAGATTTGGCCTTCAGAAGTAGATAGACTAGTCTTTACAACGTGTCTCCTCATACTTCAGTATTTTGCCCCGCTCTGCTTTATATTTGTTTGCTACCTAAAAATCTTTATATGCCTAAAGAAAAGAAATGGCATGGCAGATAAAATGAGAGAAAATGAGAGTAGATTAAATGAAAGCAAAAGAATAAACATGATGCTGGTCTCAATTGTCGTGGCATTTACAGTCTGCTGGCTGCCATTGAACATCTTCAATGTTGTCTTTGACTGGAATCATGAAGCTCTGATGAACTGCCACTATAATCTTGTATTTACACTATGTCATCTGACAGCAATGATATCgacctgcattaatcccattttctatGGATTTCTTAATAAGAATTTCCAAAAGGACTTAAACATGCTAATTCACTGCAAATACCAATCAACCCAAGAAGAGTATGACAATATTGGCCTCTCAGCCATACACACAGATGTATCCAAATGCTCTCTGAAATTAAACAATTCCTCCCCAACTGTATAA